The region GCGGGGGGCAGCGGGAATGTCCGGTCACCCACGCGCAGGCTTAGCGGGTACTCCAGGGTGCTGAGCACCTGTCCCCCGCCCGGCGTCCAGCTGAACTCGCCCCGGACGCTCAGGCGTTCCAGCACGAAGTGCGGCCCCGCCGCGCAGACCCGGCGCACGCCGCCTGGCACAGGCAGGCCGGGGTGCGGGCGCGGCTGGGGGGCCCATACCAGTTCGTCCAGCAGGGCGTCCAGGTTGGCGTGCCACACCCCGGCATCGAGCGGCTGGCCGTACAGGTCATGCGGCATGGCGCTGATGCCCAGGTCGCTGGTCTGCTGAATCTCGTACACCAGCGTGTCCGGCCCGAAGCTGTGCAGCACTCCACCGGGAATGTAGATGGTGTCCCCGGCACGCACGCGGTAGCGCGGCATTACGTCGTCGTAACGGCCGTCCAGCAGCGCCTGGCGCAGTTCGTCGCGGGTCACGCCGGGGCGCACGCCCGCCAGGATGCTGGCGTCCGGGGCGGCCCACAGGATGTGCCAGGCCTCGGTTTTGCCGTGGGCCACGCCGTACTTGCGCTGGGCCGTGGCATCGTCGGCG is a window of Deinococcus fonticola DNA encoding:
- a CDS encoding type I phosphomannose isomerase catalytic subunit is translated as MASTALADVTALPREPLFLSYPIRRYSFGGPLIHDLLGKTLQPSEETSPLAETWEVSDHGSPTDSARVQSGPLAGASLRELMARFPQDIMGAGFSGPEFPLLAKFLDASHMLPVHLHADDATAQRKYGVAHGKTEAWHILWAAPDASILAGVRPGVTRDELRQALLDGRYDDVMPRYRVRAGDTIYIPGGVLHSFGPDTLVYEIQQTSDLGISAMPHDLYGQPLDAGVWHANLDALLDELVWAPQPRPHPGLPVPGGVRRVCAAGPHFVLERLSVRGEFSWTPGGGQVLSTLEYPLSLRVGDRTFPLPPAQSVILPAILCALPDLRGLEAELLAAGHAQAEIHALGEFA